A genome region from Mercenaria mercenaria strain notata chromosome 11, MADL_Memer_1, whole genome shotgun sequence includes the following:
- the LOC123532441 gene encoding calmodulin-4-like yields MSLTAEQCEDFWAKADANGDGQLTIQELARAVRKYHSDISDKDCASMFCGLDKDGNKKITKQEFLEEMREKPKRGDRLCSLFKEYDANGDGTLSRDEVRKLIVECFKGKDPDEILEEFLKYTDTSGDGLVSLEEFRAFFG; encoded by the exons ATGTCGTTGACGGCCGAACAGTGTGAAGATTTCTGGGCCAAGGCTGATGCGAATGGAGATGGCCAACTAACCATACAAGAACTAGCCCGCGCCGTCAGAAAGTACCATTCTGACATTTCTGACAAAGATTGTGCA AGTATGTTCTGTGGCCTTGACAAAGATGGCAATAAGAAAATCACCAAACAAGAATTTTTAGAAGAAATGAGGGAAAAGCCGAAACGCGG AGATAGGCTGTGCAGTTTGTTCAAGGAGTATGACGCTAACGGTGACGGAACACTGTCTCGGGATGAAGTCCGCAAACTTATCGTAGAATGCTTCAAAGGGAAGGATCCGGACGAGATCTTAGAAGAGTTTTTAAAATACACGGACACCAGTGGAGATGGACTCGTATCCTTGGAGGAATTCCGTGCTTTCTTTggataa